The window GAACGCGTCCTCGATGGACTCCTCGGTGGCGGCGAGCTCGTCGCGATTGGCCCGGAGCTCCCGGACGACCGCCGCCCGCGCCGCATCGGCCTGCTGCTGCAGTTGGCGGTTCTCACGCCATTCATCCGCCGCCAGCGCAACCACGACCGCAAACACGATGCTGATCACCTCGGTCAGCGCTGCAGCGATCCTGATGCGGAACGACGTCCTCTCGGCCATGGGCTTCTCCGGTTCAGTCCGTCGATGACCAGAGACCCGGTAGCTCGGCCACCGAGCTCACGAGGTGGGTGTGCGGGGCGCGCTCCAAGGTTGCGCGATCGTGCGCGCCGGAGAGGACCCCGATGTTCCAGCCCACGCCGGCACGAAGCCCCGCCTCGAGGTCCAGCGCCGTGTCGCCGACGGCCGCCACGGTGTCGGCTCGCTCGACCCCACAGCGCTGCATGGCGGCGTGGAGAAGGTCGGGAGCGGGCCGCCCGTGCTCGACGTCGTCCGCGGTCACGATGGCGTCCACGGCACTCTCCCACCCGAGGGCCGGGATCAGCAGGTCGACGATGTCCCGATCGAACCCGGTGTTGAGCGCCACGTGTGTCCCCTGACGCCGCAACCAGGAGAAGACCTCGGCCGCCCCCGGAATGGGAGCGACCCCGGCCGAGAACCGCTCGGCCAGCCGCGCCTTGAACGACGCGTAGACGTGCTCGGCCTGTTCGTAGCGGGCGTCCGTCTCTGGCAAGAGACGGCGGATGGCCTCCCGTTTGGACGCGCCGCGAACCCGCCCCAGTTCGGCGGTGCTCAACGCGAGACCGTGCTCGGTCAAGGCAGCCATGAAGGCGCCCGGAACCTGCCCCGCATCCTCCACCGTGGTTCCTGCCATGTCGAAAACCACCAGCTCCGGTCGCGTCACACCCCACCCCCCTTGCAGGTCCGCATTATCGTTTTACGATATATCCTGCTTCGATAAGACGCCCACCTGTCCACGCGGCGGACACATGGCTCGCACCCGCGCAACAACCAGCCCGGTCGCCACCACCCAGTTCCACATCCTGCTGGCGCTCGCCGATGCACCCCGCTACGGCCTCGGGATCGTCGAGGAGGTCGCACGGCGCACGGACGGCGAGATCCGACTCGGCCCCGGGACGCTCTATACCGCGATCAAGAAGATGGTCGAAGGGGAGCTCATCGAGGAAGTCGCCGACACGTCCCGTCAGGGTCTACAGGACACGCGCCGCCGCTATTACCGGATCACTCGCGAGGGGCGGATGGCGCTACGCGCCGAGGCCGAGCGGCTCACCCAGTGGCTCCAGGTGGCACGCGACAAACAGGTGCTGGCGGAATGAAACCCATGGAGCGCTCGCCGCTGGCCCGGACGCTGCTCCGGCTCTACCCGCCACATTTCCGGGAGCGCTTCGCGGCGGAGTGGGAGGACATCGTCGCCTGGCACTGGAAGACCCGCGACGCGAGCCTCCGCGGCACCCTTCGCTTCGCTCGGGCCCTGGTCGCGGACGCCCTGCGCACGCTTCCGGGCGCCTGGTGGGAAGCGCTCATGACCGCGGCGCGCGGACAGGGTCCTCTCGGCAGCGATCTGCGCCACGCCCTTCGCGGACTCCGTCGCAACCCCGGCTTCGCCGGCGCCGCCCTCCTCTCGGTCTCGTTGGGCATCGCTGTGAACAGCGCCATGTTCAGCGTGGTCGATGCGGTGCTGTTGCGCCCGCTTCCCTACGCTGCGTCGGATCGCTTGGCCATGGTATGGAATGCGTTCCCCGGCGCCGAGCTCTCGCGCCTCCCCATGTCGGGGGTCGAGATCGAAAGCCTCCGGGAAGAGTCACAGACCTTCGAGCAGGTAGCGGGGATCTGGGCCACGTCGACGGGGATCGAAGATTCCGAGGGGCGCGTCCTGCAGGTGTCGC is drawn from Gemmatimonadota bacterium and contains these coding sequences:
- a CDS encoding helix-turn-helix transcriptional regulator, yielding MARTRATTSPVATTQFHILLALADAPRYGLGIVEEVARRTDGEIRLGPGTLYTAIKKMVEGELIEEVADTSRQGLQDTRRRYYRITREGRMALRAEAERLTQWLQVARDKQVLAE
- a CDS encoding phosphonatase-like hydrolase, translating into MTRPELVVFDMAGTTVEDAGQVPGAFMAALTEHGLALSTAELGRVRGASKREAIRRLLPETDARYEQAEHVYASFKARLAERFSAGVAPIPGAAEVFSWLRRQGTHVALNTGFDRDIVDLLIPALGWESAVDAIVTADDVEHGRPAPDLLHAAMQRCGVERADTVAAVGDTALDLEAGLRAGVGWNIGVLSGAHDRATLERAPHTHLVSSVAELPGLWSSTD